From one Comamonas piscis genomic stretch:
- a CDS encoding trypsin-like peptidase domain-containing protein, translating into MKYPKYAVPGLLWTTGVAAALALAGCGGGSGSDDDDNGGATQPTAYILDSVVLPASAIKSAAVAPASLGASVQTRFVVLPELEAEKTVASDNGPAQQIGTQRAVAATSTVAQTQSALQWSSLANGQQVAAINIQSTGAYGLRAGVLVDSLPDGAQLRVYSQEHPNAIVERSGAEVNALLAQNRKAGETGAAANTWWTPDVGAGDTTVEVVLPAGTDADALRISIPTVSHIYVNLSLPTDAELAETAKADAAKVDTSAACNLDASCTTSYQTERNAVARMSFTRSDGGTYLCTGTLLNNTKGDFAPYFITGNHCISTQSSASSMQTAWFYRSSSCNSGVPGSNAALRNAGATLLYATSSTDSSLLKLNEMPPVGVTLAGWDARTAGKVGDATYGLHHPGGNLLKYSVGSVVGFMNCTAGSGTSITCSTGDSNSGFYSVRWSQGTTEGGSSGSSLFRDGRVIGNLYGGGASCQAPNASDYYGRFDKVFSDRIWNWLAS; encoded by the coding sequence ATGAAATATCCCAAGTATGCAGTGCCCGGTCTGTTGTGGACCACGGGCGTCGCGGCAGCCCTGGCTTTGGCGGGCTGCGGCGGCGGCTCTGGTTCCGACGATGACGATAACGGCGGTGCGACCCAACCCACGGCCTATATCCTGGACTCGGTCGTGCTGCCCGCATCGGCCATCAAATCGGCCGCAGTAGCGCCTGCATCCTTGGGGGCGTCGGTTCAGACCCGCTTTGTGGTGCTGCCCGAGCTGGAAGCGGAAAAGACCGTCGCCAGCGACAACGGCCCGGCACAGCAGATCGGCACGCAGCGCGCGGTGGCGGCCACCAGCACGGTGGCCCAGACCCAGTCGGCACTGCAGTGGAGCTCGCTGGCCAATGGCCAGCAAGTCGCGGCCATTAACATCCAGTCGACCGGTGCCTATGGCCTGCGCGCAGGCGTGTTGGTGGACAGCCTGCCCGATGGCGCGCAATTGCGCGTCTACAGCCAGGAGCACCCAAATGCCATCGTCGAGCGCAGCGGCGCGGAAGTGAACGCGCTGCTGGCGCAAAACCGCAAGGCGGGTGAGACTGGTGCAGCTGCCAATACTTGGTGGACGCCCGATGTAGGCGCAGGCGATACCACGGTCGAAGTGGTGCTGCCAGCCGGTACGGACGCTGATGCACTGCGTATCTCGATCCCCACGGTCTCGCACATCTACGTGAACCTGTCCTTGCCCACCGACGCCGAACTGGCAGAAACCGCCAAGGCAGACGCCGCCAAGGTCGATACCTCGGCAGCCTGCAACCTGGATGCCTCTTGCACCACCAGCTACCAGACCGAGCGCAATGCAGTTGCCCGCATGTCCTTTACGCGTTCCGATGGCGGCACCTACCTGTGCACCGGCACCTTGCTGAACAACACCAAGGGTGACTTCGCACCGTACTTCATCACCGGCAACCACTGCATCTCGACCCAGTCCTCGGCCTCGTCGATGCAGACGGCCTGGTTCTACCGCTCCAGCAGCTGCAACTCCGGCGTGCCCGGCTCCAATGCCGCGCTGCGCAATGCAGGCGCTACCCTGCTGTATGCAACCAGCTCCACCGACTCCTCGCTGCTTAAGCTCAACGAGATGCCACCCGTGGGCGTGACCCTGGCGGGCTGGGATGCACGCACTGCTGGCAAGGTGGGTGATGCGACCTATGGTTTGCACCACCCCGGTGGCAACCTGCTCAAGTACAGCGTGGGTTCGGTCGTGGGCTTCATGAACTGTACCGCTGGCAGTGGCACCTCTATCACCTGCAGCACCGGTGATTCGAACAGCGGCTTCTACAGCGTGCGCTGGAGCCAGGGCACGACCGAAGGCGGCAGCAGCGGCTCCTCGCTGTTCCGTGATGGCCGCGTCATTGGCAACCTGTACGGCGGTGGCGCCAGCTGCCAAGCGCCTAATGCATCCGACTACTACGGTCGTTTTGACAAGGTGTTCAGCGACCGCATCTGGAACTGGCTGGCCAGCTGA
- a CDS encoding trypsin-like serine peptidase: MQFGILQIWPTVLIGSEFTMKQSKYAISSLLWMAGAALAQPATFILDSVVLPASATKAAQAAPVPLGTLVLPHFVVLPALEEDQTLSSGDASGPALQIGTARAVADTSSVERTRSALQWTALSNGQQVAAINIQSTGAYGLRAGVLVESLPDGGQLRIYSQERPDAIVEYSGNKINALLTQNAQAGETGMAANTWWTPDVGAGDATVEVLLPAGTPTDALRISVPMVSHIFQNLPLPTDAEWAEMSGTDTTQAGPAASCNLDATCSDNYQTERNAVARMLYTRSDGLSFLCTGTLLNNSKGEFIPYFLTANHCISEQSSASSLQTRWFYRSNSCNSEVPSRNSVRRNGGATLLFATDKTDSALLRLNEMPPAGVTLAGWHASDVLPIDAPVYGLHHPRGDLLKYSVAKVADYTDCRMNTPTTFNCNFGQPNGGFYSVRMSEGTTEGGSSGSALFRDGRVVGTLYGGSHSCTVTDGNTTYGRFDRFFAEGASRWLAPPTEPMRP; the protein is encoded by the coding sequence TTGCAATTCGGCATTTTGCAGATATGGCCAACGGTATTAATCGGGAGCGAATTCACCATGAAACAGTCAAAGTATGCAATATCCAGCCTTTTGTGGATGGCGGGGGCAGCACTGGCTCAGCCCGCCACCTTTATCCTGGATTCAGTGGTATTGCCGGCATCGGCCACCAAAGCAGCCCAAGCTGCGCCGGTGCCTTTAGGTACTCTGGTGCTGCCGCATTTTGTCGTGCTGCCTGCGCTGGAAGAGGATCAAACTTTGTCCAGCGGAGATGCCTCTGGGCCAGCACTGCAAATAGGTACTGCACGCGCGGTAGCCGACACCAGCTCGGTGGAGCGAACCCGGTCAGCGCTGCAGTGGACAGCCTTGTCCAACGGCCAGCAAGTGGCGGCTATCAATATCCAGTCGACGGGCGCCTATGGCTTGCGTGCGGGCGTGCTGGTTGAGAGCCTGCCCGACGGGGGGCAATTGCGCATCTACAGCCAGGAGCGGCCCGATGCCATCGTTGAGTACAGTGGCAACAAGATCAATGCACTGCTGACGCAAAATGCGCAGGCGGGTGAGACTGGCATGGCCGCCAACACCTGGTGGACTCCGGACGTGGGCGCAGGCGATGCAACAGTTGAAGTGCTGTTGCCAGCGGGTACACCCACCGATGCATTGCGCATCTCGGTGCCTATGGTCTCGCACATCTTCCAGAATCTGCCGCTCCCAACTGATGCGGAATGGGCAGAAATGAGCGGGACAGATACCACCCAGGCGGGTCCGGCCGCCAGCTGCAACCTCGATGCCACCTGCAGCGATAACTACCAGACCGAGCGCAATGCGGTGGCCCGTATGTTGTACACCCGCTCAGATGGTTTGTCCTTTCTTTGCACCGGTACCTTGCTCAACAACAGCAAAGGGGAATTCATTCCCTACTTTCTGACAGCCAACCACTGTATTTCAGAGCAATCATCGGCGTCGTCTTTGCAGACCCGCTGGTTCTACCGCTCCAACAGCTGCAACTCTGAAGTGCCAAGCCGCAACAGTGTGCGGCGCAATGGAGGTGCTACTTTGCTGTTTGCCACGGACAAGACCGACTCGGCACTGCTCCGGCTCAACGAGATGCCACCTGCAGGCGTGACCCTGGCGGGTTGGCATGCCAGTGATGTACTTCCCATCGACGCACCAGTTTATGGTCTGCACCATCCACGCGGCGACTTGCTCAAATACAGCGTGGCAAAGGTCGCGGACTATACCGACTGTCGTATGAATACCCCCACCACCTTCAACTGCAATTTTGGACAGCCAAACGGCGGGTTTTACAGCGTGCGCATGAGCGAGGGTACGACCGAGGGGGGCAGCAGTGGCTCGGCGCTGTTCCGAGATGGCCGTGTAGTGGGCACGCTTTATGGCGGGAGCCATAGCTGCACGGTGACGGACGGCAATACCACTTACGGCCGCTTTGACCGGTTTTTTGCGGAAGGCGCCTCTCGCTGGCTGGCACCGCCAACAGAGCCGATGAGGCCTTGA
- a CDS encoding trypsin-like serine peptidase — MKYAKYAVPSLLWGAGVAAVLALSGCGGGDDDGRDKPVIDIKDPVVLPASAVKATPPAPQPLGIPLQTHFVVLPEPDLEKTLASETAMGTAQQIGTGRAVAATSTVAQTQSALQWTALPSGEKAAAINIQSIGAYGLRAGVLVERLPDGARLRIYSQEKPQAIMERSAAEVNALLAENRRADGTGASANTWWTPDVGAGDATLEVVLPAGMDAEALRISVPMVSHLYRSLSLPTEAELADAIRMDAMQAAASKAGNAASCNLDASCTSNYRTARDAVARMMFTRPDGSSHLCTGTLLNNNKDDFTPYFLTADHCISTQEVASTLVTTWFYRARSCNATVPALNSMVRSDGAMLLHASTTTDSALLELKQLPPAGVTFAGWDARAPGQVGDAVYGLHHPQGDLLKYSVGSVTGYSNCGSSGSNAPGCNTGGASNTAYYHVRFGQGTAEGGSSGSGLFRNDRLIATLRGGRGICLASTIYTYGRFDKVFNDHIWRWLAGHD; from the coding sequence ATGAAATACGCAAAATATGCAGTGCCCAGTCTGTTATGGGGTGCGGGCGTAGCAGCGGTCCTGGCGTTGTCAGGCTGCGGAGGCGGCGATGACGACGGGCGGGATAAGCCGGTCATTGATATCAAGGACCCCGTGGTATTGCCGGCCTCGGCGGTCAAGGCGACCCCTCCTGCGCCGCAGCCTCTGGGGATTCCGCTGCAGACCCATTTTGTGGTCTTGCCCGAGCCAGACTTGGAGAAGACCCTGGCCAGCGAGACTGCCATGGGCACGGCGCAGCAGATTGGGACCGGCCGCGCCGTGGCGGCCACCAGCACTGTGGCGCAAACCCAGTCGGCCTTGCAGTGGACGGCGCTGCCCTCGGGCGAGAAGGCCGCTGCGATCAATATCCAGTCGATCGGTGCCTATGGATTGCGTGCCGGCGTCCTGGTCGAGCGTTTGCCCGATGGGGCGCGGCTGCGCATCTACAGCCAGGAAAAGCCCCAAGCCATCATGGAGCGCAGTGCTGCTGAAGTGAACGCACTTCTGGCGGAGAACCGCAGGGCGGATGGGACAGGCGCAAGCGCCAACACCTGGTGGACACCGGATGTCGGCGCCGGTGATGCCACCCTGGAGGTGGTGTTGCCTGCCGGCATGGATGCGGAGGCATTGCGCATCTCGGTCCCGATGGTCTCGCACCTCTACCGCAGCCTGTCCCTGCCCACTGAGGCCGAGTTGGCCGATGCGATCCGCATGGATGCGATGCAGGCTGCGGCAAGCAAGGCCGGAAACGCGGCAAGCTGCAACCTGGATGCTTCTTGCACCAGCAACTACCGCACTGCGCGCGATGCGGTCGCCCGCATGATGTTCACCCGCCCGGACGGCAGCTCCCATCTGTGTACCGGTACCCTGCTCAACAACAACAAGGATGACTTCACGCCGTACTTCCTGACGGCCGACCACTGCATCTCGACCCAGGAGGTGGCATCGACCTTGGTGACCACCTGGTTCTACCGGGCACGCAGCTGCAACGCGACGGTTCCGGCGCTGAATTCCATGGTGCGCAGTGATGGCGCAATGCTGCTGCATGCCAGCACCACGACCGATTCGGCATTGCTGGAACTCAAACAGTTGCCGCCGGCTGGGGTGACCTTTGCGGGATGGGATGCGCGCGCCCCAGGTCAAGTGGGGGATGCCGTCTATGGCCTGCACCATCCCCAGGGTGACTTGCTCAAGTACAGCGTGGGCAGCGTGACGGGCTATAGCAATTGCGGCTCCAGCGGCAGCAATGCGCCCGGCTGCAACACTGGGGGTGCGTCCAATACCGCCTACTACCACGTGCGCTTTGGGCAGGGCACCGCAGAGGGTGGCAGCAGCGGTTCTGGGCTGTTTCGCAATGATCGCTTGATTGCCACGCTCAGGGGCGGCCGAGGCATCTGCCTGGCGTCGACTATTTATACCTACGGTCGGTTTGACAAGGTGTTCAACGACCATATCTGGCGCTGGTTGGCTGGCCACGATTGA
- a CDS encoding trypsin-like peptidase domain-containing protein gives MPASPSALSAKDALTLSSSAVVPIALPPWENSKEALAPDEGGVRQIGVARVLETMASADKVAQLLQWQTLPSGQQVAALQWLAADAYGLRLGLEFAALPAMAVFRVYASPEASISYEVTGAALLERLVVNGQTGTRTWWTPDVGPTPVLEILLPSAVATSSLQWAMPQLSQIVVAPSEAEQTKAADVAVLSEKRLSNGCQQDVNCQTALLDQRDAIIRMVYVSQARTFQCTGTLLNNPREDLTPYVLTAAHCVRDQATASTLQTSWFYYSQSCNSLQLFAGHAERYSAARWLATSIGNDMTLLQLDEAPPAGALFAGWDASTQALGVPVAGLHHPRGDLMMLSSGKLQEDASCHVDYVGRTLDCEPQAQPSGGFYRVLWSQGGVEGGSSGSALFVNGRVTGTLTGGDNVCPAKDGLVVYGRLDQALPNFAAWLGAEVAVNSDLHMPVYRFQVLRSGGEFYTVSVQERDTVIAAFPNDLVFDGIAFYAADRAHDRLMPVHRYFNPEVLAHFYTISDAERQFVQTYHPTWNYDGIAWWSPAQPGDGVEPVYRAYQYVPGVHHYSVQTQASERWRADAGLLYDGLAYYVWDAP, from the coding sequence ATGCCGGCCAGCCCAAGCGCGCTGAGCGCCAAGGATGCGCTGACACTCTCGAGCAGCGCTGTCGTTCCCATCGCACTGCCGCCCTGGGAGAACAGCAAGGAAGCCCTGGCCCCAGACGAGGGCGGCGTGCGCCAGATTGGCGTGGCGCGCGTGCTGGAAACCATGGCCAGCGCCGACAAGGTGGCGCAGTTGCTGCAATGGCAGACCCTGCCATCGGGCCAGCAGGTGGCCGCGCTGCAATGGCTGGCGGCCGATGCCTATGGCCTGCGTTTAGGCTTGGAGTTTGCGGCACTTCCCGCGATGGCAGTGTTCCGGGTGTACGCATCGCCCGAAGCATCCATCAGCTACGAAGTGACCGGCGCTGCGCTGCTGGAGCGCTTGGTGGTGAATGGGCAGACCGGTACGCGCACCTGGTGGACGCCCGATGTTGGCCCCACGCCGGTGCTGGAGATCTTGCTGCCTAGCGCAGTGGCCACCAGCAGCCTGCAATGGGCGATGCCCCAGCTCTCGCAGATTGTGGTGGCGCCCAGCGAGGCCGAACAGACGAAGGCGGCGGATGTGGCCGTACTGTCCGAGAAACGCCTGTCCAACGGCTGTCAGCAGGATGTGAACTGCCAAACCGCCTTGCTGGATCAGCGCGATGCCATTATCCGCATGGTGTATGTGAGCCAGGCCCGCACTTTCCAGTGCACCGGGACCTTGCTCAACAACCCCCGCGAAGACCTGACCCCCTATGTGCTGACCGCTGCGCATTGTGTACGCGACCAGGCGACCGCGTCGACCTTGCAGACCTCCTGGTTTTACTACTCGCAGTCCTGCAACAGCCTGCAGTTGTTTGCCGGCCATGCAGAGCGTTACAGCGCGGCGCGTTGGCTGGCCACCAGCATCGGCAACGACATGACCTTGCTGCAGTTGGACGAAGCACCGCCAGCGGGCGCGTTGTTTGCCGGCTGGGATGCTTCTACCCAAGCCCTAGGCGTTCCGGTGGCGGGGTTGCACCATCCTCGCGGGGATTTGATGATGCTGTCTTCGGGCAAGCTGCAGGAGGATGCCAGTTGCCATGTGGACTATGTGGGCCGCACCTTGGATTGCGAACCACAGGCCCAGCCAAGTGGCGGCTTTTACCGCGTGCTGTGGAGCCAGGGCGGCGTTGAAGGAGGCTCCAGCGGTTCCGCACTGTTTGTCAATGGCCGGGTCACCGGCACGCTGACGGGCGGCGACAACGTTTGCCCGGCCAAGGATGGTCTTGTGGTCTATGGCCGCCTGGATCAGGCACTGCCCAATTTTGCGGCCTGGCTGGGAGCGGAAGTTGCCGTGAACAGCGATCTGCACATGCCCGTCTACCGTTTCCAGGTGCTGCGCTCGGGAGGAGAGTTTTATACAGTGTCGGTGCAGGAGCGCGACACGGTGATTGCGGCGTTCCCGAATGACCTGGTCTTTGACGGCATCGCCTTCTATGCTGCGGACCGTGCGCATGACCGCCTCATGCCCGTCCACCGCTACTTCAACCCGGAGGTGCTCGCTCATTTCTATACGATCAGCGACGCCGAGCGGCAATTTGTACAGACCTACCATCCCACTTGGAACTACGACGGCATTGCCTGGTGGTCGCCTGCGCAGCCGGGCGACGGGGTGGAGCCGGTCTACCGCGCCTACCAGTATGTGCCTGGTGTGCACCACTACAGCGTGCAAACCCAGGCCAGCGAGCGGTGGCGGGCCGATGCGGGGCTGTTGTATGACGGACTGGCTTATTATGTGTGGGATGCGCCTTAG
- a CDS encoding trypsin-like serine peptidase, translating into MKYAKYAVLGLLWMAGAAVAQPSTLSLDSVVLPASAVKAQALAPLPLDVPVQTHFVQLPELALEKALTSDESAGPAQKIGLSRAVAATRTVAQTQSALQWTDLPTGGQAAAINIQSPGAYGLRAGVLVESLPDGAQLRIYSQERPDAIVERSGAEINALLAQNESAGEIAAAARTWWTPDVGAGDATLEVVLPAGTAVDALRISIPMVSHIYQNLSLPTDKELAEAFRAEATMADDPASCITDASCTDHYRSTRDAVARMMYTRSNGESYLCTGTLVNNTKDAFTPYFLTAHHCLFLQSAASTLQTTWFYRSSRCDSNIPGANTAIRSAGATLLYADKTTDTSLLKLNEMPPAGVTFAGWDASTPGQTADAVYGLHHPAGSLLKLSTGEVSGYGSCYSDGGVIVECGEGDSEGDFYSVRWSQGITMAGSGGSALFRNHRLIGTLWGGASTCEAPVFTQYYGRFDKVFNASLWHWLANND; encoded by the coding sequence ATGAAATACGCAAAATATGCAGTGCTCGGCCTGCTATGGATGGCGGGTGCCGCAGTAGCCCAGCCCTCAACCCTTAGTTTGGATTCTGTCGTGTTGCCCGCATCGGCTGTCAAGGCGCAAGCCCTTGCACCTCTACCTCTTGACGTGCCGGTGCAGACGCATTTTGTGCAGCTCCCTGAACTGGCGCTTGAAAAAGCCTTGACCAGTGATGAATCGGCTGGACCGGCGCAGAAAATTGGACTGTCACGCGCAGTGGCCGCTACCCGTACGGTGGCGCAAACCCAGTCGGCGCTGCAGTGGACGGACTTGCCCACGGGTGGGCAGGCGGCGGCCATCAATATCCAGTCCCCGGGCGCTTACGGCTTGCGCGCGGGTGTACTGGTCGAGAGCCTGCCCGATGGTGCGCAGCTGCGTATCTACAGCCAGGAGCGTCCCGATGCCATCGTGGAGCGCAGTGGCGCCGAGATCAATGCGCTACTCGCTCAGAATGAAAGCGCGGGGGAGATCGCTGCGGCTGCCCGCACCTGGTGGACGCCCGATGTGGGCGCCGGTGATGCCACGCTGGAAGTGGTGCTGCCAGCCGGTACCGCGGTAGATGCATTGCGCATCTCGATCCCCATGGTTTCGCACATTTACCAGAACCTCTCCTTGCCTACCGACAAGGAGCTGGCAGAAGCGTTCAGGGCCGAGGCCACTATGGCCGATGACCCGGCGAGCTGCATTACGGATGCCTCCTGTACCGACCATTACCGCAGCACGCGCGATGCGGTAGCCCGCATGATGTACACGCGCTCGAACGGCGAGTCCTATCTGTGTACTGGTACGCTGGTGAACAACACCAAGGATGCATTCACACCCTATTTTCTGACGGCCCATCACTGCCTATTTCTCCAGTCAGCAGCATCGACGTTGCAGACAACCTGGTTCTACCGATCCAGCCGTTGTGATTCCAATATCCCGGGAGCGAATACTGCAATACGCAGTGCCGGTGCGACGCTGCTCTATGCCGACAAGACGACCGATACGTCACTGCTCAAGCTCAACGAGATGCCGCCAGCGGGTGTTACCTTTGCCGGCTGGGATGCGAGCACGCCGGGCCAAACGGCTGATGCGGTCTACGGCCTGCATCACCCCGCCGGCAGCTTGCTCAAGCTCAGCACGGGCGAGGTATCGGGTTATGGCAGTTGCTATTCCGATGGCGGCGTGATTGTTGAATGTGGAGAGGGCGATTCGGAGGGCGATTTCTACAGCGTGCGATGGAGCCAGGGCATCACCATGGCCGGTAGCGGTGGATCCGCCTTGTTTCGAAACCACCGCCTGATCGGGACGCTGTGGGGCGGCGCATCAACCTGCGAGGCGCCCGTGTTTACCCAATACTACGGTCGATTTGACAAGGTATTTAATGCCAGCCTCTGGCACTGGCTGGCCAATAACGACTGA
- the ruvB gene encoding Holliday junction branch migration DNA helicase RuvB, with translation MTIHTDTFATAPAPVPRPDNRVISASQSSPQEDVLERALRPKQLDEYVGQVKAREQLEIFIGAAKKRGEALDHVLLFGPPGLGKTTLSHIIASELGVNLRQTSGPVLEKPKDLAALLTNLERNDVLFIDEIHRLSPVVEEILYPALEDYQIDIMIGEGPAARSIKLDLQPFTLVGATTRAGMLTNPLRDRFGIVARLEFYTTEELTRIVMRSAGLLSTPIDDEGGLEIARRSRGTPRIANRLLRRVRDYADVKGNGRITQDMACRALAMLDVDPLGFDIMDRKLLEAVVHRFDGGPVGLDNIAASIGEEPGTIEDVIEPYLIQQGFLQRTPRGRIATQAAYRHLGLVGGGPGQAALV, from the coding sequence ATGACCATCCATACCGATACCTTCGCCACCGCCCCTGCGCCCGTCCCCCGTCCTGACAACCGCGTCATTTCCGCGAGCCAATCCTCGCCGCAGGAGGATGTGCTGGAGCGCGCGCTGCGTCCCAAGCAGCTCGACGAGTATGTCGGCCAGGTCAAGGCACGTGAGCAGCTGGAGATCTTTATCGGTGCTGCCAAAAAGCGCGGCGAGGCGCTGGACCATGTGCTGCTGTTCGGCCCCCCGGGCCTGGGCAAGACAACGCTCTCGCACATCATTGCCTCGGAGTTGGGTGTGAACCTGCGCCAGACCAGCGGCCCGGTGCTGGAAAAACCCAAGGACCTGGCCGCGCTGCTGACCAACCTGGAGCGCAATGATGTGCTCTTTATCGACGAGATCCACCGCCTCTCGCCGGTGGTCGAAGAAATCCTGTATCCGGCGCTGGAGGACTACCAGATCGACATCATGATCGGCGAAGGACCAGCGGCGCGCTCCATCAAGCTGGATCTGCAGCCCTTTACCCTGGTGGGCGCCACCACCCGCGCCGGCATGCTGACCAACCCGCTGCGCGACCGCTTTGGCATCGTGGCGCGCCTGGAGTTCTACACCACTGAAGAGCTCACCAGGATCGTGATGCGCAGCGCAGGTCTGCTGAGCACACCCATCGATGACGAAGGCGGGTTGGAGATTGCCCGCCGCTCACGCGGCACGCCGCGCATTGCCAACCGCCTGCTGCGCCGGGTGCGCGATTATGCCGACGTCAAAGGCAATGGCCGCATCACGCAGGACATGGCATGCCGCGCGCTCGCGATGCTGGATGTGGACCCTCTGGGCTTTGACATCATGGACCGCAAGCTGCTGGAGGCGGTCGTGCACCGTTTTGATGGTGGGCCAGTGGGCCTGGACAATATTGCCGCCAGCATTGGCGAGGAGCCAGGCACGATCGAAGATGTGATCGAGCCGTATTTGATTCAACAGGGCTTTTTGCAGCGCACGCCGCGGGGCCGTATCGCGACCCAGGCGGCTTACCGCCATTTGGGGCTGGTAGGCGGCGGGCCCGGGCAAGCAGCGCTGGTCTAG
- a CDS encoding LysR family transcriptional regulator, whose translation MPEAELTRKPLPTPSLRQLSCFKEVATHRSFSRAAQALSMSQPALSSAIRELETLLGTALFDRSTHHVRLTSAGEAVRPQVEWMINNFVQGVQDLQQLLKYQADTVRISCIPSTTHLLAPWLASWQQSHPMVDLQLHDMRNDDLLASVANGSSDIGLGLEFTVPPSVETQFVTEDEVMAVIPAKHRLAQKTDLRWSDLSDEPLVVLSRGSTYEMIVSVLEQQGVGTSHTETLSYTESLYALVQSGLRIGLLSRLYTQGHQSDDWVTVPLKGPLLSRRICLMTRSANGSRRAIVQECWDYLCEKMGNESPPNKRAAKAA comes from the coding sequence ATGCCAGAAGCCGAGCTGACCCGTAAACCCCTGCCAACGCCCTCCCTCCGGCAGCTGAGCTGCTTCAAGGAAGTGGCTACGCACCGCAGTTTCAGCCGTGCCGCGCAGGCCCTGTCCATGAGCCAGCCCGCTCTGTCTTCGGCCATCCGCGAGCTGGAGACACTGCTGGGTACCGCGCTGTTTGACCGCAGCACCCACCATGTCCGCCTGACATCCGCAGGCGAAGCCGTGCGACCGCAGGTCGAATGGATGATCAACAACTTTGTGCAAGGCGTGCAGGATTTGCAGCAGTTACTCAAGTACCAGGCCGATACCGTGCGCATCAGCTGCATCCCCTCCACCACCCACCTGCTGGCGCCGTGGCTGGCCAGCTGGCAGCAATCCCACCCGATGGTGGACCTGCAGCTGCATGACATGCGCAATGACGACCTGCTGGCCTCCGTCGCCAATGGCAGCTCGGACATCGGCCTGGGCTTGGAGTTCACCGTGCCGCCGTCAGTAGAGACGCAGTTCGTGACCGAAGACGAGGTCATGGCCGTGATCCCCGCCAAGCACCGCCTGGCGCAAAAAACCGATCTGCGCTGGTCCGACCTGAGCGACGAGCCGCTGGTGGTGCTCTCGCGCGGCAGCACCTACGAGATGATTGTCTCGGTGCTTGAGCAGCAAGGCGTGGGCACCAGCCACACCGAAACCCTGAGCTATACCGAATCGCTGTACGCACTGGTGCAAAGCGGCCTGCGCATTGGCCTGCTCTCGCGCCTGTACACACAGGGGCACCAGAGCGATGACTGGGTCACCGTGCCGCTCAAAGGCCCGCTGCTGTCTCGGCGCATCTGCCTGATGACGCGTTCTGCCAATGGCAGCCGCCGCGCCATCGTGCAAGAGTGCTGGGACTACCTCTGCGAGAAAATGGGCAACGAATCGCCCCCCAACAAGCGCGCCGCCAAGGCCGCTTGA